Proteins found in one Amycolatopsis aidingensis genomic segment:
- a CDS encoding mandelate racemase/muconate lactonizing enzyme family protein, translating to MRITNIRATPVAVPYRRDEVWAFGRRRGQVSVLIEVETDEGVTGLGEAAAYPSAEIVLAVLRGLEPMVLGADPLRIERLVRGIELVGTWHHVKATSPAIAAVEMACWDILGKLCGQPLVNLLGGRFADRVEFFYYVAAGPPEQVAEEAARAVSAGFGTCYLKVGADDPAVDLERVAALRAGAGDSALLRVDANEAWSPGAAVRMIRRLEAYDLELVEQPVSGRNLAELAYVRGRVGVPILANEASWTRYDQLAVLNAGGADVLSVDNQMDGGLLNLKRSAGLCEAAGLPVVKHSLGELGVALAAAVHAIAATPNFRYANQGYAALLADDVTAGFGATESTVDGKVTVPEGPGLGVRLDPERVAKYAELFRAEGTEFAFHDPAAVSAPLALPKF from the coding sequence ATGCGTATCACGAACATCCGGGCCACCCCGGTGGCCGTGCCCTACCGCAGGGACGAGGTCTGGGCCTTCGGGCGCAGGCGCGGGCAGGTCAGTGTGCTGATCGAGGTGGAGACCGACGAGGGGGTGACCGGCCTCGGCGAGGCGGCGGCGTATCCGAGCGCGGAGATCGTGCTCGCGGTGCTGCGCGGGCTGGAGCCGATGGTGCTCGGCGCGGATCCGCTGCGGATCGAACGGCTGGTGCGCGGGATCGAGCTGGTGGGCACCTGGCACCACGTCAAGGCGACCAGCCCCGCGATCGCCGCGGTGGAGATGGCCTGCTGGGACATCCTCGGCAAGCTCTGCGGGCAGCCGCTGGTGAACCTGCTCGGCGGCCGCTTCGCCGACCGGGTCGAGTTCTTCTACTACGTCGCGGCCGGTCCGCCGGAACAGGTGGCCGAGGAGGCGGCCCGCGCGGTTTCGGCCGGTTTCGGCACCTGCTATCTCAAGGTGGGCGCCGACGATCCGGCGGTGGACCTGGAGCGGGTGGCCGCACTGCGCGCCGGTGCCGGTGACTCGGCGCTGCTGCGGGTGGACGCGAACGAGGCCTGGTCACCGGGGGCCGCCGTGCGGATGATCCGCAGGCTGGAGGCGTACGACCTGGAGCTGGTCGAGCAGCCGGTTTCCGGCCGCAACCTGGCCGAGCTCGCCTACGTGCGCGGCAGGGTGGGGGTGCCGATCCTGGCGAACGAGGCGAGCTGGACCAGGTACGACCAGCTTGCGGTGCTGAACGCGGGCGGGGCGGACGTGCTCTCTGTGGACAACCAGATGGACGGCGGCCTGCTCAACCTGAAGCGATCAGCGGGGCTGTGCGAGGCCGCGGGCCTGCCGGTGGTGAAACACAGCCTCGGCGAGCTCGGCGTGGCGCTCGCAGCCGCCGTGCACGCGATCGCCGCGACGCCCAACTTCCGGTACGCCAACCAGGGCTACGCCGCCCTGCTCGCGGACGATGTGACCGCGGGCTTCGGCGCCACGGAGTCCACTGTGGATGGAAAGGTCACGGTGCCGGAAGGGCCGGGGCTCGGGGTGCGGCTCGATCCGGAGCGGGTGGCGAAGTACGCGGAGCTGTTCCGCGCCGAGGGCACGGAGTTCGCCTTCCACGACCCGGCCGCCGTTTCCGCCCCGCTGGCGCTGCCGAAGTTCTGA
- a CDS encoding VOC family protein gives MSAPGTTAVPTFGSVVLDCPDPAALAAFYAALLDWPAARGQEGWYTLTNPAGGPKLEFQRVADYRPPEWPSQTGPQQFHLDLTVPDLAAAHERAIRLGATVLDTEHKSFWVYADPAGHPFCLCAC, from the coding sequence ATGAGCGCCCCCGGCACGACCGCGGTACCCACCTTCGGCTCGGTGGTCCTGGACTGCCCTGACCCCGCCGCACTCGCCGCCTTCTACGCCGCCCTGCTGGACTGGCCCGCCGCGCGGGGGCAGGAGGGCTGGTACACGCTGACCAACCCGGCGGGTGGCCCGAAGCTCGAGTTCCAGCGGGTCGCGGACTACCGGCCCCCGGAATGGCCGTCCCAGACCGGTCCGCAGCAGTTCCACCTCGACCTGACCGTGCCCGACCTCGCCGCGGCGCACGAGCGCGCGATCCGGCTCGGCGCCACGGTGCTGGACACCGAGCACAAGTCGTTCTGGGTGTACGCCGACCCGGCCGGGCATCCGTTCTGCCTGTGCGCCTGCTGA
- a CDS encoding CGNR zinc finger domain-containing protein has protein sequence MSPQAAEPSDVSLVLDFLNTVDVEHDTDVLRTAESWRAWAEQRGRTADPLAPARQARDALRAAVGDPDLPADPAGASVRVELRAGAPELVAGTVVGAVLAAAARLAVLGQWERVKICPADDCRCAFFDQSRNRSRTWCSMRLCGNREKARSWRERAARAGD, from the coding sequence ATGTCCCCGCAGGCGGCCGAGCCCTCCGATGTGTCCCTCGTGCTCGACTTCCTCAACACGGTCGACGTCGAGCACGACACCGACGTGCTGCGCACGGCGGAGTCCTGGCGGGCATGGGCCGAGCAGCGCGGCCGCACGGCCGATCCCCTCGCGCCTGCCAGGCAGGCACGGGACGCGCTGCGGGCCGCGGTCGGCGATCCGGACCTTCCTGCGGACCCGGCAGGCGCCTCCGTGCGGGTCGAGCTCCGCGCAGGCGCCCCGGAACTGGTGGCGGGCACCGTCGTGGGCGCGGTACTGGCGGCCGCCGCCCGGCTGGCCGTACTCGGCCAGTGGGAACGGGTGAAGATCTGCCCGGCCGACGACTGCCGCTGCGCCTTCTTCGACCAGTCCCGCAACCGCTCCCGTACCTGGTGCTCCATGCGGCTGTGCGGGAACAGGGAGAAGGCCCGCAGCTGGCGCGAGCGCGCGGCCCGAGCCGGGGACTGA